A genomic stretch from Oscarella lobularis chromosome 11, ooOscLobu1.1, whole genome shotgun sequence includes:
- the LOC136193082 gene encoding uncharacterized protein, producing the protein MQFFLFLATVSSLIFEWGRSTSACQNAFLRVIRSAEGPTVCMSLNQYQNATKGEKGERGVDGQKGESGGTIEGGLHTNGSCSCYCIKPCPISSSNVVSLNVGGTVFMTTVETLTQDPHSILAIMVANNQSEPDGSYFFDRDPTHFRYILNYLRTGLLYSDQPDTNLARRELLLEARYYNVSAIVRFFSLFKKSAILPYVSQYQSVMLSWLQEDGISSDWRLIYRGTRDGFAASSFHSFCDNKGPTITLIKAVGDCIFGGYSDVSWTSRNNYIQSTDAFLFAFVSNGLGTTPFRGRVFQNAGHAMYDYSPYGPTFGAGHDLHIASDSNSNSNSYMEWGNTYELPDGYTSGGSSRTWVCGANFQTIEIEVFALASSN; encoded by the exons ATGcagttctttctctttctcgctacTGTTTCATCACTGATATTCGAATGGGGGAGAAGTACAAGCGCGTGCCAAAATGCGTTCCTCCGAGTCATCCGGTCCGCAGAAGGACCCACGGTCTGCATGTCGTTGAACCAGTACCAGAACGCAACGAAGGGAGAG AAAGGAGAGAGGGGAGTCGACGGACAGAAG GGAGAATCGGGTGGGACCATAGAAG GAGGGCTTCATACAAACGGATCATGTTCGTGCTACTGTATTAAACCGTGTCCGATCTCAAGTTCCAATGTCGTCTCGCTTAACGTCGGTGGGACGGTGTTCATGACGACTGTAGAGACTCTCACCCAAGACCCTCACTCAATTCTCGCGATCATGGTCGCGAACAATCAAAGCGAACCGGACGGAAGTTATTTCTTTGATCGTGACCCCACCCATTTTCGCTACATATTGAATTATCTGCGAACGGGATTACTTTACAGTGATCAGCCCGATACCAATCTTGCGAGAAGGGAGCTACTACTTGAAGCCAGATACTACAACGTATCGGCAATCGTTCGATTCTTTAGCCTGTTCAAAAAAAGTGCTATACTTCCATATGTCAGCCAGTATCAGAGCGTCATGCTGTCGTGGCTTCAGGAAGATGGAATCAGTTCTGATTGGAGGCTAATTTACAGAGGCACGAGAGACGGCTTCGCCGCATCATCTTTTCACTCGTTCTGTGACAATAAGGGTCCTACAATAACTCTCATTAAAGCTGTTGGAGATTGCATATTTGGAGGCTACAGTGATGTTTCGTGGACTAGTAGAAATAATTATATCCAAAGTACGGACGCTTTCCTGTTTGCCTTTGTTTCTAATGGCCTGGGCACAACACCTTTTCGAGGGCGTGTATTCCAAAACGCTGGACATGCTATGTATGACTACAGCCCGTACGGTCCAACGTTTGGAGCAGGTCACGACCTTCACATTGCAAGTGATAGTAACTCGAATTCTAATAGTTACATGGAGTGGGGAAATACTTACGAGTTGCCTGATGGCTATACCTCTGGTGGCAGCAGCCGAACTTGGGTTTGCGGGGCAAATTTTCAAACAATCGAAATTGAGGTCTTTGCCCTGGCTTCCAGCAACTAA